From Bradyrhizobium sp. sBnM-33:
GCGGCCGCTTCCATGTGGCCGGCCATGTGCGGGCGCGGATCGGGCAGACCTGCGTGGTGACGCTGGAAGAGATCGAGAACGACATCGACGAGCCGATCGATCTGATATTCGCTCCGCCCGAGCAGATCCCGCAGATGGCCGCGCTGGTCGATGACGCCGAGCAGAGCGACGAGGAAACACCCGATCCGCCTGAGCCGATCGAGAATGGCATGATTGATCTCGGCAGGGTCGCCACCGATGCCTTGTATCTCGCGGTCGATCCATATCCGCGCAAACCCGGCGCCGTATTTGAGCCGATGGTTGAAGCCGCCGATCCCGAGGATCACCCATTCGCGGCGCTCAAGGCGTTGAAGCCAGCACCGAAGAAATCCGGCACCAGGAAGCCCAAAGGCAAGTAGCCGGCGGTTAAAGTAGTCTACGAAGCCGCATTCGGTTTGAGGTAGCTGCGATATCTCGCTAGGACTCCTCAATAAGGCATTGAATTATCTGAATATATTTCTTATTCTTGCCTTCGGGCCACACCGCTTCGCTTTCGCCAAAAGACAGTGGTCAAGAGGTTGTGTCGGGCCGGGGACACGCTATTGTCGCGGCCCGGCGGAGGCGCGGTGTTGCGTTTCGCCGAGCACCTCCTAACGGTGCCATTCCAGTGTGCGGCCGCGCTCTACGAGGGCCGCAAGAGATCAGGTTTCCGGGACGTTCATGCCGCAAAAGGTTCGAATCGCGCTTGACGCCATGGGCGGCGATGTCGGCGCATCGGTCGTCATTCCCGGCGCCGCAATCTCGTTGAAGCGGCATCCCGACAGCGAATTCCTGCTCTACGGCGACAGCAAGCAGATTGACGAGCAACTCGCGAAATACCCGGCGCTGCGAAAGGCGTCGCGCGTGATCCATACCGACGTCACCGTGAGCATGCACGACAAGCCAAGCCAGGCGCTGCGCCGCGGCCGCAAGACGTCGTCGATGTGGCTTGCAATCGACGCGGTGAAGAAAAAAGAGGCCGACGTGGCGGTCTCCGCGGGCAATACCGGCGCGCTGATGGCGATGGCGCGTTTCCATCTGCACACCATGCAAGGGATCGATCGTCCGGCCATTGCCGGCGTGTGGCCGACGGCGCGCGGCGATTCCGTCGTGCTCGACCTCGGCGCCACGATCGGCGGCGATGCGCACCATCTCGTGGCGCTGGCGGTGATGGGCAGCGCAATGGCTAGCGTGCTGTTGAACCGGGAACGGCCGACTGTCGGCCTCCTCAACATCGGGGTCGAGGAGATCAAGGGCCACGAGGAAATCCGCGAGGCCGCCGAGCTGCTGCGCGCGTCGCAGCTCAATTATATCGGCTTCGTCGAGGGCGACGGGATCGGCCAGGGCGCGGCCGATGTGATCGTGTCGGAAGGTTTTAGCGGCAACATCGCGTTGAAGGCCGCGGAGGGGACTGCGCGCCAGATGGCGGACTTCCTGCGCCAGGCCATGACCAGCAGTTGGCTGTCCCGGATCGGCTACCTTTTCGCCCGCAGCGCGTTCAAGGCGCTGCGGGACAAGCTCGATCCGAACAAATCCAATGGCGGTGTGCTGCTCGGCCTGAAAGGCGTGGTTGTCAAAAGCCATGGCGGAATCTCCGCCGAAGGCTTTGCCTACGCAGTCGATGTTGGCTATGAGATGGTCCGCTGCGATCTCCTCACCAAGATCAATCAGATGATGAAGAGCGACGGCAGTGCGCTGGCACCGACCGCGCAGGAGGCTGTCTCGTGACTGCGAAACGTTCGGTGGTGCTGGGCTGCGGCTCTTACCTGCCGCAGAAGGTGCTGACCAATGCCGAACTGGCGGCCCGAATCGATACTTCGGATGAGTGGATCGTGCAGCGTACCGGCATTCGGGAGCGCCACATCGCGGCCGAAGGCGAGTTCACCTCGCATCTGGCGATCAACGCCGCGCGCGCGGCGCTGGAACACGCCGGTCTCGACGCCCAGGCGATCGACCTGATCGTGCTCGCGACCTCGACGCCGGACAACACCTTTCCGGCTACCGCGGTTGCAGTCCAGAACGGGCTTGGTATCCACCATGGCGCCGCCTTCGATCTGCAGGCGGTGTGTTCCGGCTTCGTCTTCGCGCTCGCCACCGCCGACAATTTCCTGCGCTCCGGCGCCTACAAGTGCGCGCTGGTGATTGGTGCGGAGACGTTTTCGCGCATTCTCGACTGGAACGACCGCGGCACCTGCGTGCTGTTCGGCGACGGCGCCGGCGCGGTCGTACTGGAGGCGCAGGACCAACCGGGTTTGCCTTCCGATCGCGGTGTGCTCACGACCCATCTGCGCTCGGACGGCCGGCATCAGTCGAAGCTGTTCGTGGACGGCGGCCCGTCCACGACGCAGACCGTCGGCCATCTCCGGATGGAGGGCCGCGAAGTGTTCAAGCACGCGGTCGGCATGATCACGGACGTGATCGTGGACGCCTTCAATGCGACCGGGACGACGGCGGAGGACATCGACTGGTTCATCCCGCACCAGGCGAACAAGCGAATCATTGATGCTTCGGCGCATAAGCTTCATATTGCGCCGCAGAAGGTGGTGCTGACCGTCGATTTGCACGGCAATACGTCGGCTGGGTCGATCCCGCTGGCGCTTGCGGTCGCCGTCAAGGACGGGCGGGTAAAGAAGGGCGATCTGGTGCTGTTCGAGGCCATGGGGGGCGGATTCACCTGGGGTTCCGCGCTGGTGCGCTGGTAGGCGCAGCGCAAAAATACCGTCTAAAATTGTAGTGCTGTTCCATGCTTCTGCATGATGGTCGCTGTTGACCATTGCGTGCTAACCTCATAATTTCAGGGAATAAATTGTTCGCCGAGAGTGCGGGGCAGGCGATGACCGGGACCGGAAAAACAGTCACACGCGTCGATTTGTGCGAGGCGGTCTACCAGAAGGTGGGTCTGTCGCGAACGGAATCCTCCGCGTTTGTCGAGCTCGTTCTGAAAGAAATCACTGATTGCCTGGAGAAGGGCGAGACGGTGAAGCTGTCGTCGTTCGGCTCCTTCATGGTGCGCAAGAAGGGTCAGCGTATCGGACGTAATCCGAAGACCGGTACTGAAGTGCCGATCTCGCCGCGTCGCGTGATGGTGTTCAAGCCGTCGGCGATTCTGAAGCAGCGGATCAACGGCCACACGCCCGGCAACGGCGAAAGCAAGACCGATTAATCCGATTAATAGAGACTGCGAGATCGAGTAACACGGCTGCGTAGCAAGGCGAGTACCGCGTCTTCACCAACGAGTTAAGTTGAGAGGAGCTGGCACTTGGACAAGGCGCCGGATGCGTTCCGCACCATCAGCGAAGTCGCTGAAGAACTCGACATTCCCCAGCACGTGCTGCGGTTCTGGGAGACGCGGTTTGCCCAGATCAAGCCGATGAAGCGAAGCGGCGGGCGGCGTTACTACCGCCCGGACGACGTCGACCTGCTGAAGG
This genomic window contains:
- a CDS encoding YceD family protein, which gives rise to MSKAGTEKPDPWPVPVAVAQIPETGLHRDIEADQAARKAVADTGDLRAVLSVQASFDVTPKSGGRFHVAGHVRARIGQTCVVTLEEIENDIDEPIDLIFAPPEQIPQMAALVDDAEQSDEETPDPPEPIENGMIDLGRVATDALYLAVDPYPRKPGAVFEPMVEAADPEDHPFAALKALKPAPKKSGTRKPKGK
- the plsX gene encoding phosphate acyltransferase PlsX, producing the protein MPQKVRIALDAMGGDVGASVVIPGAAISLKRHPDSEFLLYGDSKQIDEQLAKYPALRKASRVIHTDVTVSMHDKPSQALRRGRKTSSMWLAIDAVKKKEADVAVSAGNTGALMAMARFHLHTMQGIDRPAIAGVWPTARGDSVVLDLGATIGGDAHHLVALAVMGSAMASVLLNRERPTVGLLNIGVEEIKGHEEIREAAELLRASQLNYIGFVEGDGIGQGAADVIVSEGFSGNIALKAAEGTARQMADFLRQAMTSSWLSRIGYLFARSAFKALRDKLDPNKSNGGVLLGLKGVVVKSHGGISAEGFAYAVDVGYEMVRCDLLTKINQMMKSDGSALAPTAQEAVS
- a CDS encoding beta-ketoacyl-ACP synthase III; protein product: MTAKRSVVLGCGSYLPQKVLTNAELAARIDTSDEWIVQRTGIRERHIAAEGEFTSHLAINAARAALEHAGLDAQAIDLIVLATSTPDNTFPATAVAVQNGLGIHHGAAFDLQAVCSGFVFALATADNFLRSGAYKCALVIGAETFSRILDWNDRGTCVLFGDGAGAVVLEAQDQPGLPSDRGVLTTHLRSDGRHQSKLFVDGGPSTTQTVGHLRMEGREVFKHAVGMITDVIVDAFNATGTTAEDIDWFIPHQANKRIIDASAHKLHIAPQKVVLTVDLHGNTSAGSIPLALAVAVKDGRVKKGDLVLFEAMGGGFTWGSALVRW
- a CDS encoding integration host factor subunit alpha, translating into MTGTGKTVTRVDLCEAVYQKVGLSRTESSAFVELVLKEITDCLEKGETVKLSSFGSFMVRKKGQRIGRNPKTGTEVPISPRRVMVFKPSAILKQRINGHTPGNGESKTD